A genome region from Panicum virgatum strain AP13 chromosome 4K, P.virgatum_v5, whole genome shotgun sequence includes the following:
- the LOC120705173 gene encoding non-specific lipid-transfer protein 1-like, with protein MKKTTTSAAFAAALLLAMLAAVQQLAAVPAQADDVDVSCSGVINNLSMCLDFLQGDVGQPRAQCCVGVKAIYEPVDTTAARQATCECLKSAYNMVNAELYAAQTLPGSCGVPVSYTITPNIDCSQIE; from the exons ATGAAGAAGACCACCACCTcggccgccttcgccgccgccctcctgctCGCGATGCTGGCGGCCGTCCAGCAGCTGGCGGCTGTGCCGGCGCAGGCCGACGACGTCGACGTCTCGTGCTCCGGCGTGATCAACAACCTGTCTATGTGCCTGGACTTCCTTCAGGGCGACGTGGGGCAGCCCAGGGCCCAGTGCTGCGTCGGCGTGAAGGCCATCTACGAGCCCGTGGACACCACGGCCGCGAGGCAGGCGACGTGCGAGTGCCTCAAGTCGGCCTACAACATGGTCAACGCCGAGCTCTACGCCGCACAGACGCTGCCCGGCTCCTGCGGGGTCCCGGTGTCCTACACCATCACCCCGAACATCGACTGCTCACA GATTGAGTAA